The following coding sequences are from one Exiguobacterium sibiricum 7-3 window:
- a CDS encoding NYN domain-containing protein — protein sequence MKYDRLIVDGYNIIGAWPEFRTLREQDFELARERLVDAMAEYQAVTGISVTIVFDAYLQPGRESRIKKSGIEVIYTRENETADEWIEKTAADWLQDIRVKLTVATNDFTEQWVIFTLGALRVSAQELRRDWKAAVAVIRGQTITSKTSKKPRSTIDLPTDVIERLEEIRRRKNSDS from the coding sequence ATGAAATACGACCGTCTGATCGTTGATGGCTACAATATCATTGGCGCATGGCCGGAGTTTCGGACATTGCGGGAGCAGGATTTTGAATTAGCACGGGAACGATTGGTCGATGCGATGGCCGAGTACCAAGCCGTGACAGGAATCAGTGTGACGATTGTCTTTGATGCCTATCTCCAACCGGGAAGAGAATCCCGGATTAAGAAAAGCGGCATCGAAGTCATTTATACACGGGAAAACGAAACGGCGGATGAATGGATTGAGAAAACGGCGGCGGACTGGTTACAGGATATCCGGGTCAAGCTGACGGTTGCGACAAACGATTTCACCGAACAGTGGGTCATCTTTACACTCGGTGCCCTCCGCGTCTCGGCGCAGGAATTACGCCGGGACTGGAAAGCGGCAGTCGCCGTCATCCGCGGTCAGACGATTACGTCGAAGACCAGTAAAAAACCACGTTCGACAATCGATCTGCCGACTGACGTCATTGAACGCCTCGAAGAAATCCGGCGTCGTAAAAATTCAGATTCATGA
- a CDS encoding Mini-ribonuclease 3, which produces MKNYKQLNALALAYMGDVVYEMHVRERLLEKGYVKPGELHQAAIRYVRAQAQAFVVTHWLNENTLTEEEQAVVRRGKNAKSGSVPKSTDVHTYRYATAFEALLGYIYLAEGGDRLEELIGQAFELLEAEATDGK; this is translated from the coding sequence ATGAAGAACTACAAACAATTAAATGCCCTGGCACTCGCTTATATGGGCGATGTTGTCTACGAGATGCACGTCCGGGAACGGTTGCTTGAAAAGGGATATGTCAAACCGGGTGAGTTGCATCAGGCTGCCATCCGCTATGTCCGCGCTCAGGCGCAAGCCTTCGTCGTGACACACTGGTTAAATGAAAATACGTTAACAGAAGAAGAACAAGCCGTCGTCCGGCGTGGGAAGAACGCGAAATCCGGTTCTGTCCCGAAAAGTACGGATGTTCATACGTACCGTTATGCAACGGCGTTTGAAGCATTGCTCGGATATATCTATCTTGCAGAAGGAGGGGATCGTCTTGAAGAACTCATCGGACAAGCGTTCGAATTACTCGAAGCCGAAGCAACGGACGGAAAATAA
- the rplJ gene encoding 50S ribosomal protein L10: MANEKVIAVKADLVSEIAEKMQASAGTIVVDYRGLTVDEVTELRKQLREAGVEFKVYKNGLLRRAAVQSNLEGLDEVFTGPTAIAFSNEDVIAPAKILNNFSKDHKALELKGGIIEGKVTSVEDVKALAELPSREGLLSMLLSVLQAPIRGLAVATNAIAEQKEEQSA, from the coding sequence ATGGCAAACGAAAAAGTTATCGCTGTCAAAGCGGATCTCGTATCTGAGATCGCTGAGAAAATGCAAGCGAGCGCTGGAACAATCGTCGTCGACTACCGTGGTCTCACAGTAGACGAAGTAACAGAACTTCGTAAACAACTCCGCGAAGCGGGTGTTGAATTCAAAGTTTACAAAAACGGTCTCCTCCGCCGTGCTGCAGTTCAAAGCAATCTTGAGGGTCTTGATGAAGTCTTTACAGGTCCTACTGCGATCGCCTTCAGCAATGAAGACGTTATCGCTCCAGCTAAGATCTTAAACAACTTCTCGAAAGACCACAAAGCTCTTGAGCTTAAAGGTGGTATCATCGAAGGCAAAGTCACTTCAGTAGAAGATGTCAAAGCCCTTGCGGAACTTCCATCACGCGAAGGTCTCCTTTCGATGCTTCTCAGCGTGCTTCAAGCGCCAATCCGTGGTCTTGCGGTGGCAACGAACGCAATTGCAGAGCAAAAAGAAGAACAATCTGCTTAA
- the rplK gene encoding 50S ribosomal protein L11: MAKKVMKLVKLQIPAGKANPAPPVGPALGQAGVNIMGFCKEFNARTQDQAGLIIPVVITVFEDRSFTFITKTPPAAVLLKKAAGIESGSGEPNRKKVATVKRDKVREIAETKMPDLNAASVETAMLMVEGTARSMGIVIED; encoded by the coding sequence GTGGCGAAGAAGGTTATGAAACTAGTTAAACTTCAAATTCCTGCGGGCAAAGCAAACCCAGCTCCACCAGTTGGACCGGCACTCGGTCAAGCAGGTGTGAACATCATGGGCTTCTGTAAAGAGTTCAACGCTCGTACACAAGACCAAGCCGGCTTGATTATTCCTGTAGTCATCACGGTTTTTGAAGATCGTTCATTTACGTTTATTACTAAAACTCCACCAGCAGCAGTTCTCTTGAAGAAAGCAGCTGGAATCGAGAGCGGTTCAGGCGAGCCTAACCGTAAGAAAGTAGCGACTGTCAAACGTGACAAAGTTCGCGAAATCGCTGAAACGAAAATGCCAGACCTCAACGCAGCATCTGTTGAAACAGCGATGTTGATGGTTGAAGGTACTGCACGTTCTATGGGTATCGTAATCGAAGACTGA
- the rplA gene encoding 50S ribosomal protein L1, translated as MGKKYKEAAKLIDRTVSYELAEAVDLTKKSATAKFDETIELAVRLGVDPKKADQQIRGAVVLPHGTGKTQKVLVFAKGEKLKEAEAAGADFAGDSEYITKIQQGWFDFDVIVATPDMMGEVGKLGRVLGPKGLMPNPKTGTVTFDVTKAINDIKAGKVEYRVDKSGNIHVPVGKKSFDDAKLVENINTVIETLVKVKPATAKGIYLKNIAIASTMGPGVKVSSADFAK; from the coding sequence ATGGGTAAGAAGTATAAAGAAGCTGCTAAACTTATCGATCGTACGGTTTCATACGAACTCGCTGAAGCTGTAGATCTTACTAAAAAGTCTGCAACTGCGAAATTCGATGAAACAATCGAACTTGCTGTTCGCCTCGGAGTCGATCCGAAGAAAGCAGATCAACAAATCCGTGGAGCAGTCGTATTGCCACACGGTACTGGTAAAACACAAAAAGTTCTCGTCTTTGCTAAAGGTGAGAAATTAAAAGAAGCGGAAGCTGCTGGAGCAGACTTCGCTGGTGATTCTGAGTACATCACTAAAATCCAACAAGGATGGTTCGACTTCGATGTTATCGTTGCGACACCTGACATGATGGGTGAAGTTGGTAAACTCGGCCGTGTTCTCGGACCTAAAGGCCTCATGCCTAACCCGAAAACAGGAACAGTTACATTTGACGTCACGAAAGCAATCAACGATATCAAAGCTGGTAAAGTTGAGTACCGTGTCGACAAATCTGGTAACATCCACGTTCCAGTCGGTAAAAAATCATTTGATGACGCTAAATTGGTTGAGAACATCAACACAGTCATCGAAACTCTCGTTAAAGTTAAGCCTGCTACTGCTAAAGGTATCTACCTTAAGAACATCGCGATCGCTTCAACAATGGGTCCTGGTGTAAAAGTATCTTCAGCTGACTTTGCGAAATAA
- the rpmG gene encoding 50S ribosomal protein L33, which produces MAKKVGLACDICGARDYTTMKKEDVSIRLELKKFCRRCNAHTIHKEAK; this is translated from the coding sequence ATGGCGAAGAAAGTAGGCCTTGCTTGTGATATTTGCGGTGCCCGCGACTACACGACGATGAAAAAAGAGGATGTCAGCATCCGCTTGGAACTGAAGAAGTTCTGTCGCCGCTGTAACGCGCATACGATTCATAAAGAAGCGAAATAA
- the nusG gene encoding transcription termination/antitermination protein NusG, which yields MDKQWFVVQTYSGFENNVKANLERRIESMNMDEKIFRVLVPIETVQEEVTNKKGETKIKEREIKIFPGYVLVEMVMTDDSWYVVRNTPNVTGFLGSVGGGSKPTPLLPEEAENILGSMGLVDMKSRYDFTMGQIVRIKEGVFANLEGTIEELETETEKMKVSVDMFGRETKVELDFSQVEKID from the coding sequence ATGGATAAGCAGTGGTTTGTTGTCCAAACGTACTCTGGATTCGAAAATAACGTCAAGGCAAATCTTGAACGTCGGATTGAATCCATGAACATGGACGAGAAAATCTTCCGTGTACTCGTTCCAATCGAAACGGTACAGGAAGAAGTAACAAACAAAAAAGGTGAAACGAAAATCAAAGAACGTGAAATCAAGATCTTCCCGGGGTATGTCCTCGTGGAAATGGTCATGACGGATGATTCTTGGTATGTCGTCCGTAACACACCGAACGTCACGGGATTCCTCGGTTCGGTCGGCGGCGGTTCAAAACCGACACCACTTCTTCCTGAAGAAGCAGAAAACATCCTTGGATCAATGGGACTTGTCGACATGAAGAGTCGTTATGACTTTACAATGGGACAAATCGTACGGATCAAAGAAGGTGTCTTTGCGAACCTGGAAGGTACGATCGAAGAACTTGAAACAGAAACAGAAAAAATGAAGGTTTCTGTCGATATGTTCGGTCGTGAAACGAAAGTAGAGCTTGATTTCTCACAAGTTGAGAAAATAGATTAA
- the secE gene encoding preprotein translocase subunit SecE yields MKFLRDVWNELKKTSWPKRKELTKYTLTVIGMVIFMGVFIFGIDSGLSAFMSWLIK; encoded by the coding sequence ATGAAATTTTTGCGTGACGTATGGAATGAACTGAAAAAGACGAGCTGGCCGAAACGAAAAGAACTGACGAAGTATACACTGACTGTAATCGGTATGGTCATTTTTATGGGTGTCTTCATCTTCGGTATCGATTCAGGGCTCAGCGCATTCATGAGTTGGTTGATTAAGTAA
- the rplL gene encoding 50S ribosomal protein L7/L12, with amino-acid sequence MAFNKEQFIEDLKGMTVLELNELVKTIEEEFGVSAAAPVAAAGAGAAAAEEQTEFDVILTSAGSGKINVIKAVRELTGLGLKEAKALVDGTPAPVKEGVSKEDADAIKAKLEEAGASVEVK; translated from the coding sequence ATGGCTTTCAACAAAGAGCAATTTATCGAAGACCTCAAGGGCATGACTGTTCTTGAACTTAACGAACTCGTAAAAACAATCGAAGAAGAATTCGGCGTATCAGCAGCAGCTCCAGTAGCAGCAGCAGGTGCAGGCGCAGCAGCAGCTGAAGAGCAAACTGAATTCGACGTAATCCTTACTAGCGCAGGTTCTGGTAAAATCAACGTAATCAAAGCAGTTCGCGAATTGACAGGCCTCGGTCTTAAAGAAGCGAAAGCACTCGTTGACGGAACTCCAGCTCCAGTTAAAGAAGGCGTTTCGAAAGAAGACGCTGACGCAATCAAAGCTAAGCTTGAAGAAGCTGGCGCAAGCGTAGAAGTTAAGTAA
- the sigH gene encoding RNA polymerase sporulation sigma factor SigH: MSLVSFDQFECMTDEALVEQAKVFDNSDALEFLIERYRNFVRAKARSYFLIGADREDIIQEGMIGLYKAVRDYRTDKLASFKGFAELCITRQMITAIKTATRQKHIPLNSYISLDKPIYDDESERTLLDIITSTAPSDPQILIVNREEYADIENKMDEILSDLERKVLALYLDGRTYQEISDDLDRHVKSIDNALQRVKKKLERYLEARKLTV, translated from the coding sequence ATGAGTTTGGTTTCGTTCGACCAGTTTGAGTGCATGACCGATGAGGCGCTTGTGGAACAAGCGAAGGTGTTTGACAACAGTGATGCGCTCGAATTTCTGATCGAGCGGTATCGCAACTTCGTGCGCGCAAAAGCACGGTCTTACTTCTTAATCGGAGCGGACCGGGAAGATATCATCCAGGAAGGGATGATCGGTCTGTATAAGGCAGTCCGGGATTACCGGACGGATAAGCTGGCTTCCTTCAAAGGATTTGCTGAGCTCTGTATTACCCGACAAATGATTACGGCGATCAAAACTGCGACACGTCAAAAACATATTCCGCTTAATTCATACATTTCGCTCGATAAACCGATTTACGATGATGAATCGGAACGGACGTTACTCGATATCATCACATCGACTGCTCCGTCAGATCCACAAATCTTGATCGTCAACCGGGAAGAGTATGCGGATATTGAAAATAAGATGGATGAAATCCTCAGTGATCTGGAACGAAAGGTGCTGGCACTATATCTCGACGGAAGAACCTATCAGGAAATTTCGGATGATCTCGATCGTCATGTCAAGTCAATCGATAACGCCCTTCAACGTGTGAAGAAAAAGCTGGAACGGTATCTAGAAGCACGAAAACTGACCGTCTGA
- the rpoB gene encoding DNA-directed RNA polymerase subunit beta: protein MTGQLVQYGRHRQRRSYARISEVLELPNLIEIQTNSYEWFLREGLREMFHDISPISDFTGNLVLEFIDYSLGEPKYSIDESKERDVTYSAPLRVKVRLQNKETGELKEQEVFMGDFPLMTESGTFIINGAERVIVSQLVRSPSVYYNNKLDKNGKRGFSATVIPNRGAWLELETDAKDIVYVRIDRTRKIPVTVLLRALGFGTDQEIIDLLGDDEYLRNSLEKDNTETTEKALIEIYERLRPGEPPTVENAKALLVSRFFDPKRYDLANVGRYKINKKLHLKNRLFGQKLAETLVDPETGEVIAEEGTVLDRRMLDKVLPFLEGSVGYIEATPTGGVTQGEAFNLQSIKVFAPDDAEGERIINIIGNGNIDRDIKHITPADMIAAINYFFNLLHEVGTTDDIDHLGNRRLRSVGELLQNQFRIGLSRMERVVKERMSIQDQNAITPQALINIRPVIASIKEFFGSSQLSQFMDQTNPLAELTHKRRLSALGPGGLTRERAGFEVRDVHYSHYSRMCPIETPEGPNIGLINSLSSFAKVNEYGFIEAPYRRVDPETGVVTNEIHYMTADEEDLYVVAQANMLLTEEKTFQDTHVLSRFRGQNLSVEPPRVDYMDVSPKQVVSAATACIPFLENDDSNRALMGANMQRQAVPLLDPESPIVGTGMEYVSAKDSGAAVVAKHSGIAERVTAREILVRRTTEVDGNIVQGELDRYKIQKFIRSNQGTCYNQKPIIKVGDPVDKGEILADGPSMDGGELALGRNVLVGFMTWDGYNYEDAVIMSERLVKDDVYTSIHIEEYECESRDTKLGPEEITRDIPNVGDDALKNLDDRGIIRVGAEVKDGDILVGKVTPKGVTELTAEERLLHAIFGEKAREVRDTSLRVPHGGDGIILDVKIFDRDNGDELSPGVNQLIRAYIVQKRKIHEGDKMAGRHGNKGVISRILPEEDMPYMPDGTPIDIMLNPLGVPSRMNIGQLLELHLGMAARQLGIKVASPVFDGAREEDVWATIEEAGMDRDAKTILYDGRSGEAFDNRISVGVMYMIKLAHMVDDKLHARSTGPYSLVTQQPLGGKAQFGGQRFGEMEVWALEAYGAAYTLQEILTIKSDDTIGRVKAYEAIVKGENVPQPGVPESFRVLIKELQSLGMDVKMMSAEDEEIEMKDDDDDNIPNATPALEEVQAPVAPVVTEEE, encoded by the coding sequence TTGACTGGTCAACTTGTTCAGTACGGTCGTCACCGTCAGAGAAGAAGCTATGCACGTATCAGCGAAGTTTTAGAACTTCCAAACCTAATTGAGATTCAAACGAATTCATACGAATGGTTCCTACGGGAAGGTCTTCGTGAGATGTTTCATGATATCTCGCCGATTTCCGACTTCACGGGAAATCTCGTATTAGAATTCATCGACTACTCGCTCGGAGAGCCGAAGTATTCGATTGATGAATCAAAAGAACGCGATGTGACCTATTCGGCACCACTACGCGTAAAAGTCCGTCTTCAAAACAAAGAGACGGGTGAATTGAAGGAACAAGAAGTCTTTATGGGTGACTTCCCGCTTATGACGGAGTCGGGAACATTCATTATTAATGGTGCGGAACGAGTTATCGTTTCTCAGCTTGTTCGTTCGCCAAGTGTGTATTACAACAATAAGTTAGATAAAAACGGTAAACGTGGATTTTCGGCAACGGTCATCCCGAACCGTGGAGCATGGCTCGAACTTGAGACAGATGCGAAAGATATCGTATACGTCCGAATCGACCGCACGCGTAAGATTCCAGTAACGGTTCTTTTACGTGCTCTTGGTTTCGGTACGGATCAGGAAATCATCGATCTCCTTGGAGATGATGAGTACCTCCGTAACTCCCTTGAAAAAGATAATACAGAAACAACGGAAAAAGCCCTCATCGAGATTTATGAGCGTCTACGTCCGGGAGAGCCACCGACTGTCGAAAATGCGAAAGCACTTCTCGTGTCACGGTTCTTTGACCCGAAACGTTATGATTTGGCAAACGTTGGTCGTTATAAAATCAATAAGAAGCTTCATCTGAAGAATCGTCTGTTCGGGCAGAAACTCGCGGAAACGCTTGTGGATCCGGAAACAGGGGAAGTAATCGCAGAAGAAGGAACGGTTCTTGACCGTCGTATGCTCGATAAAGTCTTGCCATTCCTTGAAGGATCTGTCGGTTACATCGAAGCGACGCCAACTGGCGGCGTAACGCAAGGCGAAGCCTTCAACTTACAATCGATCAAGGTGTTCGCACCGGACGATGCTGAAGGTGAACGCATCATCAATATCATCGGTAACGGTAACATCGATCGTGACATCAAGCACATCACGCCTGCTGACATGATTGCTGCCATCAACTATTTCTTCAACTTGTTGCATGAAGTAGGAACGACAGACGATATCGACCACCTCGGTAACCGTCGTCTCCGTTCAGTCGGTGAATTGCTCCAAAACCAGTTCCGGATCGGGCTTTCTCGTATGGAACGTGTCGTCAAGGAGCGGATGTCGATTCAAGACCAGAATGCGATCACGCCACAGGCATTGATCAACATTCGTCCTGTTATCGCATCGATTAAAGAGTTCTTCGGTAGCTCGCAGTTATCACAGTTCATGGACCAAACGAATCCGCTTGCTGAGTTGACGCACAAACGTCGTCTATCTGCACTTGGACCCGGTGGTCTCACACGTGAGCGCGCTGGTTTTGAAGTCCGAGATGTTCACTACTCGCATTATTCCCGTATGTGTCCGATTGAAACGCCTGAGGGTCCGAACATCGGGCTGATCAACTCACTGTCTTCGTTCGCGAAAGTCAATGAGTATGGTTTCATCGAAGCACCATACCGTCGTGTCGATCCGGAAACGGGTGTCGTCACGAATGAAATTCACTACATGACGGCCGACGAAGAGGATCTCTACGTCGTCGCACAGGCAAACATGTTGTTGACGGAAGAGAAGACGTTCCAAGATACACACGTCTTGTCACGTTTCCGCGGACAAAACTTATCTGTCGAACCACCTCGTGTCGATTACATGGACGTTTCACCGAAACAGGTTGTTTCGGCAGCGACGGCATGTATCCCGTTCCTAGAGAACGATGACTCGAACCGTGCCCTCATGGGAGCGAACATGCAACGTCAGGCCGTACCTCTTCTTGATCCGGAATCACCGATTGTCGGTACTGGGATGGAGTACGTGTCTGCAAAAGACTCAGGTGCTGCTGTTGTTGCAAAACATTCAGGTATCGCTGAGCGTGTAACGGCACGTGAAATCCTTGTCCGTCGTACGACGGAAGTCGATGGCAACATCGTTCAAGGTGAACTTGACCGTTACAAGATCCAAAAATTCATTCGTTCTAACCAAGGAACGTGCTATAACCAAAAACCAATCATCAAAGTAGGAGATCCTGTCGATAAAGGCGAGATTCTTGCAGATGGTCCATCGATGGACGGTGGGGAACTTGCGCTTGGTCGTAACGTACTCGTCGGTTTCATGACATGGGATGGTTACAACTACGAGGATGCTGTCATCATGAGCGAACGTCTCGTGAAAGACGACGTCTACACATCGATTCACATTGAAGAATATGAGTGTGAATCACGTGATACAAAACTCGGACCGGAAGAGATCACTCGTGACATTCCAAACGTCGGCGACGACGCCCTGAAAAACCTCGACGACCGCGGAATCATCCGTGTCGGTGCTGAAGTTAAAGACGGGGATATCTTAGTCGGTAAAGTTACACCTAAGGGCGTAACGGAATTGACAGCTGAAGAACGTCTGCTTCATGCAATCTTCGGTGAAAAAGCACGTGAAGTTCGTGATACGTCACTTCGTGTTCCACACGGCGGCGACGGAATCATCCTTGACGTGAAAATCTTCGATCGTGATAACGGCGACGAACTGTCACCTGGTGTCAACCAGTTGATCCGTGCGTACATCGTTCAGAAGCGTAAGATTCACGAAGGAGATAAAATGGCGGGACGTCACGGTAACAAAGGTGTTATCTCACGTATCCTGCCAGAAGAAGACATGCCGTACATGCCAGACGGCACACCAATCGACATCATGTTGAATCCACTTGGTGTACCATCACGGATGAACATCGGGCAGTTGCTCGAGCTTCACCTTGGTATGGCTGCACGCCAACTCGGAATCAAAGTTGCATCGCCGGTATTCGATGGTGCACGTGAGGAAGATGTTTGGGCAACGATTGAAGAGGCCGGTATGGACCGCGACGCTAAGACGATCCTGTATGATGGACGTTCTGGTGAAGCCTTCGATAACCGCATCTCGGTTGGTGTCATGTATATGATCAAACTCGCCCACATGGTCGATGATAAACTTCACGCACGTTCGACGGGTCCTTACTCGCTCGTTACGCAGCAGCCGCTCGGTGGTAAAGCCCAGTTCGGTGGACAGCGTTTCGGTGAGATGGAAGTATGGGCACTGGAAGCATACGGTGCCGCTTATACGCTCCAAGAGATCCTGACAATCAAGTCCGATGATACAATCGGTCGTGTTAAAGCATATGAAGCGATCGTTAAAGGCGAAAATGTACCACAACCGGGCGTGCCGGAATCGTTCCGAGTCCTCATTAAAGAGCTTCAATCCCTTGGTATGGATGTTAAGATGATGTCTGCCGAAGATGAAGAGATCGAAATGAAAGACGACGACGACGACAACATCCCGAACGCGACTCCAGCACTAGAAGAAGTTCAAGCGCCTGTCGCACCAGTTGTTACTGAAGAGGAATAA
- the rlmB gene encoding 23S rRNA (guanosine(2251)-2'-O)-methyltransferase RlmB: MIEPLEEGQDFLYGRNPVLEALRTGREMNKLFIQEGQQKGPLAVIHAMAKEAGVQTQIVPRSKLHGLTGSDNHQGVVAAVAAYEYAELDDIFALAEKKDETPLMILLDELEDPHNLGSILRTADAVGAHGIIIPKRRSVGLTQVVAKASTGAIEHIPVVRVTNLTRTMEDLKKKGIWFVGTDARESDDYRTLDGTMPLGIVIGSEGKGMSRLVREKCDFLVHLPMAGHVTSLNASVAASLLLYEVYRTRKPYSR, translated from the coding sequence GTGATCGAGCCGCTTGAGGAAGGACAGGATTTCTTATACGGACGGAATCCCGTTCTCGAAGCCTTACGGACAGGGCGTGAGATGAACAAGCTCTTTATCCAGGAAGGGCAGCAGAAAGGACCGCTTGCCGTCATTCATGCGATGGCAAAAGAAGCAGGTGTCCAAACGCAAATCGTTCCGCGCTCGAAATTACACGGTCTGACGGGAAGTGACAATCACCAGGGTGTCGTGGCTGCCGTCGCGGCATACGAGTATGCGGAACTCGACGATATTTTTGCACTGGCAGAAAAGAAGGACGAGACACCGTTGATGATTTTACTCGATGAACTTGAAGACCCGCATAATCTCGGATCGATTCTCCGGACGGCAGATGCCGTCGGTGCCCACGGGATCATCATTCCGAAACGCCGGTCGGTCGGATTGACACAGGTCGTCGCGAAAGCTTCGACCGGTGCAATCGAACATATCCCGGTCGTTCGTGTGACGAACCTGACACGGACGATGGAAGACTTAAAGAAAAAAGGGATCTGGTTCGTTGGAACGGATGCCCGCGAGAGCGACGACTACCGGACGCTCGACGGAACGATGCCGCTTGGAATCGTCATCGGCAGCGAAGGAAAAGGTATGAGCCGGCTCGTCCGCGAAAAATGTGATTTCCTTGTCCATCTCCCGATGGCAGGACATGTCACGTCACTCAACGCATCAGTTGCCGCCTCGTTGTTGTTATATGAGGTCTACCGGACAAGAAAGCCGTATTCGCGATGA
- a CDS encoding class I SAM-dependent methyltransferase has product MADHYYTNDPSSKRDPKSWEFVLRGETFRFTSDHGVFSKGGVDFGSRLLIEAFVEPDVPGAILDVGCGYGPMGISLAKTTGREAVLVDVNERALELAADNARANGVSVTTGVSDGYAGVAEQTFAAIVTNPPIRAGKNVVHRILREAYDHLEVGGALWVVIQKKQGGPSAKKLMEEVFGSCETVTRDKGYSIFKSIRS; this is encoded by the coding sequence ATGGCAGATCATTATTACACAAATGATCCCTCCTCGAAACGGGATCCAAAGTCGTGGGAATTCGTCTTACGTGGTGAAACGTTCCGCTTCACTTCGGATCATGGAGTGTTTTCAAAAGGCGGCGTTGATTTCGGTTCGCGTTTACTGATTGAAGCCTTCGTGGAGCCGGATGTACCAGGGGCAATCTTGGATGTCGGGTGCGGATATGGTCCGATGGGCATTTCGCTTGCGAAAACGACCGGACGAGAAGCAGTTTTAGTAGATGTAAACGAGCGGGCGCTTGAGCTTGCGGCTGACAATGCACGTGCGAATGGTGTTTCCGTGACGACCGGTGTAAGTGACGGATATGCTGGCGTGGCTGAACAGACGTTTGCAGCGATCGTGACGAATCCACCGATTCGGGCGGGAAAGAATGTCGTTCACCGGATTTTACGGGAAGCGTATGACCATTTGGAAGTTGGCGGTGCCTTATGGGTCGTCATTCAAAAGAAACAAGGTGGCCCATCAGCGAAGAAGTTGATGGAAGAAGTATTTGGTTCATGTGAGACGGTTACCCGCGATAAAGGGTATTCGATATTTAAATCAATTCGGTCTTGA